GCAAGGCGCTGAAGGAAGAAGGCTACCGGGTCATCCTGGTCAATTCCAACCCGGCAACCATCATGACCGATCCGGGCCTGGCCGACGCAACCTATGTCGAGCCGATCACCCCGGAAGTGGTCGCCAAGATCATCGCCAAGGAACGCCCGGATGCACTGCTGCCGACCATGGGCGGGCAGACGGCCTTGAACACCGCGCTCTCCTTGAAGCGCATGGGCGTGCTGGACCGCTATAATGTCGAGATGATCGGCGCCAAGCCTGCCGCCATCGACATGGCCGAAGACCGCGCCCTGTTTCGGGAAGCCATGGCCCGCATCGGCCTTGAGACTCCGAAATCCATGCTGGCCAATGCCACCGAAATCAAGGATGCCGACCGCAAGACCCATGAAATTGCCCGCAACGAGGTAAAGGCCCGGCTTTCCGGCGACGCGCTCGACAAGGCGCTGGATGAGCTGGAAAACCAGTGGAACCTCGGCGAAACCGACCGCAAGCAGCGCTATATGAACCATGCCATGGCGGTGGCAGCCCAGGCGCTTGACGTTGTTGGCCTGCCCACCATCATTCGCCCGTCCTTTACCATGGGCGGCACCGGCGGCGGCATTGCCTATAACCGCTCGGAATTCTTCGAGATCATCGGCTCCGGCCTTGACGCCTCGCCGACCACCGAAGTGCTGATCGAGGAATCGGTGCTGGGCTGGAAGGAATATGAAATGGAAGTGGTCCGCGACAAGGCGGACAATTGCATCATCATCTGCTCCATCGAAAATATCGATCCGATGGGCGTCCATACCGGCGACAGCATCACCGTTGCCCCGGCCCTGACGCTGACGGACAAGGAATACCAGATGATGCGCAACGCTTCGATTGCGGTGCTGCGCGAAATTGGTGTTGAGACCGGCGGCTCCAACGTGCAGTTCGCGGTCAATCCCAAAGACGGTCGTCTCGTCGTCATCGAGATGAACCCGCGTGTGTCGCGCTCGTCGGCGCTGGCCTCCAAGGCGACCGGCTTCCCGATTGCCAAGATCGCCGCCAAGCTTGCGGTTGGCTATACGCTGGACGAGTTGGACAACGACATTACCGGCGGCGCGACGCCCGCCTCCTTCGAGCCATCGATTGATTACGTCGTCACCAAAATCCCGCGCTTTGCCTTCGAGAAATTCCCTGGTGCCGAACCGACGCTGACCACTGCGATGAAATCGGTCGGCGAAGTCATGGCGATTGGCCGCACTTTCGCCGAATCCTTGCAAAAGGCGCTGCGTGGCCTGGAAACCGGCCTGACCGGTCTGGACGAAATCGAAATCCCCGGCCTTGGCCAGGGCGACGACAAAAACGCCATCCGCGCCGCCATCGGCACCCCGACCCCGGACCGGCTGCGCATGGTGGCCCAGGCGCTACGGCTCGGCATGTCGGAAGCCGAAGTGCATGAAGGCTGCAAGATCGATCCGTGGTTCATCGCTCAGTTGAAGGCAATCACCGATCTGGAAGCCCGCATCCGCGAACATGGCCTGCCAGAAGACGCCGAAAATCTGCGGATGCTGAAAGCCAAGGGCTTTTCCGATGCCCGCCTTGCCAGCCTGTCGGGCAAGCGTCCAAAGGAAGTGGCCGAGCTGCGCAACGGCCTCAATGTCCGCCCGGTCTTCAAGCGCATCGATACCTGCGCTGCCGAATTCGCGTCACCGACGGCTTACATGTATTCGACCTATGAGACGCCGTTCGTCGGCGCACTGCGCTCGGAAGCGCACGTGTCGGATCGCAAGAAAATCGTCATCCTCGGCGGTGGCCCGAACCGCATCGGCCAGGGCATCGAGTTCGACTATTGCTGCTGCCACGCCGCCTTCGCCCTGAAGGATGCAGGTTTTGAAGCGATCATGATCAACTGCAACCCGGAAACCGTCTCCACCGACTATGACACCTCCGACCGCCTGTATTTCGAGCCCCTGACGGCGGAAGACGTCATCGAAATCCTGCGCGCCGAACAGGAAAAGGGCGAAGTTGTCGGCGTTATCGTGCAGTTTGGCGGCCAGACGCCGCTGAAGCTGGCCGAAGCCCTGGAAAAGAACGGCATCCCGATCCTCGGCACCGCGCCTGACATGATCGATCTGGCCGAAGACCGCGACCGGTTCCAGAAGCTGTTGATGAAGCTGGACCTCAACCAGCCCAATAATGGCATCGCCTATTCGGTCGAGCAGGCCCGCCTTGTCGCCTCTGAAATCGGCTTCCCGCTGGTGGTACGCCCATCCTACGTGCTGGGTGGCCGGGCCATGCAGATCATCCATAGTGAGAGCATGTTGCAGAGCTACCTGCTGGATACCGTGCCAGGCCTGGTGCCGGAAGCCATCAAGCAGCGGTATCCAAATGACAAGACGGGCCAGATCAACACCCTTCTCAGCAAGAACCCGCTGCTGTTCGATAGCTACCTCACCAACGCAATTGAGGTGGATGTCGATGCGCTGTGCGATGGCGAAAGCGTCTTCGTCTCCGGTATCATGGAGCATATCGAAGAGGCTGGTATCCATTCCGGCGACAGCGCCTGCTCGCTGCCATCACGCTCGCTGAGCACCGAAGTCCTTGACGAGCTGGAGCGCCAGACAGCCGCCATGGCCAAGGCGCTGCATGTTGGCGGGTTGATGAATGTGCAATATGCCATCAAGGATGGGGTTATCTACGTTCTCGAGGTTAACCCACGCGCCTCGCGCACCGTGCCGTTCGTGGCCAAGACCATCGGCGCGCCGATTGCCAAGATCGCCGCCCGGATCATGGCGGGTGAAAAGCTGGATGCGGCGATTGCCGCCTACGGCACCAAGCCCGATCCGCGCAACTTGAAGCATATCGCGGTCAAGGAAGCGGTGTTCCCGTTTGCCCGCTTCCCCGGCGTCGATACGCTGCTTGGCCCGGAAATGCGCTCGACCGGCGAAGTGATCGGCCTAGATACCAGCTTTGCGTTGGCCTTCGCCAAGAGCCAGCTCGGCGCCAGCGTCGAGCTTCCCCGCGACGGCGCGGTGTTCGTGTCGGTGCGTGATGAGGACAAGGTCCGCATTCTGCCCGCCATCAAGCTGTTGACCTCCATCGGCTTCAAGGTTCTGGCCACCGGCGGCACGCAACGCTTCCTCGCCGAACAGGGCATCGAGGCGGTCAAGATCAACAAGGTGCTGGAAGGCCGTCCGCATATCGAGGACGCCATCCGCAACCGGCAGGTCCAGCTGGTGATCAATACCACCGATAGCAACAAGGCGATCTCGGACTCCAAATCGCTGCGCCGCGCGGCCCTGATGCAGAAAGTGCCTTATTACACCACGATGGCCGGTGCGCTTGCCGCTGCCGAAGCCATTGAGGCGCTGAAAAAGGGCCAGTTGGAAGTTCGTCCGCTGCAAAGCTATTTCTGACAGCCCGCCCAATAATCGACGCTGTCCGTCAGCACATGGCCGTTCTTGAACAGACTGTGAGCGAATGCGACCGAAGGGTGAGGCTTTCCGCCTGACCCTTCAAAAGCCAGGGATGCTGCACCACGCTGATAATGCTATGAAAACCCCTTGATCTGGCAAGGGGACAGCGTGGGCAAAAACATCGTCATTCTGTTTGACGGCACGTCGAATGAAATTTCAGCCAGCCGCACCAATATCGTCAGACTGCTTGGCTGCCTGACCCGCAGCGACCAGCAATTGGTCTATTATGAGCCGGGCGTCGGCACGTTCGGTGCAGACGACAACTGGCTGCGACTTGCACGCCAATCCGCCGAAGTCTGGGGCCTGGCAACGGGCTGGGGTCTCGACCGCAATGTCAAGCGCGCCTACCGGTTTCTTGTTGAGAACTATCGGGCCGCACCGAGGGACGACGCCGGCAACACAATTGGCGAGGACGACAGGATCTACATCCTCGGTTTCAGCCGCGGCGCCTATAGCGCCAGGGTTCTGGCCGGCTTCATCAACAGCCTGGGCATTATTGCGCCGAATTTTCTCAATCTTGTGGACTACGCCTACCGGACCTATAAAACCATTCCCATAAGCGAGCGGCATGGCGAAACGGCTGACATCGTCAGCCACTCGGCACCCTCCGCCTTTGCCGCCATGCGTCTTTATGAGCGGACATTGCGCGGCTACCGTCCGGCGATTGCCTTTCTCGGCCTGTTCGACACCGTATCGACGGTGATCAACCAGACACAGAGAGGTCTCACATTCCAGACCTTTCCCTTCACGACCCGCAATCCAAGCGTCGCCGCTGTCCGCCAGGCCCTGGCCATTGATGAGCGGCGCACGATGTTTCGACCGGTCTATTGGAAGTCCGGCCAGCCATTCTGGGGCAGCCCGTTCAAGCCGGAGGACCCGCATATGATCAAGCCTCAGGATTTCAAACAGGTCTGGTTTGCCGGCTCCCATGGCGATGTCGGCGGCGGCTATAGCGAGACGCAGAGCGCGACGGCCAAGATTCCGCTGGCCTGGATGATCGCCGAAAGCAGGCCATTCGGGCTGCACTACGACGAAGACACCGTCCATGACATCGTCTATGGCGAGGATGACGACAACGACCATGTGAAGCTCGATCCACTGGCCCCGATCCATGATTCCATGACCTGGTCCTGGCTGCCGTTCGAGATCGTGCCGCGTCGCGTACCCTTTTCCTCCTGGCGCTGCCGGCCTCCCAAGGGCTGGTATCTGCCGCTCTGCGACCCTCGCTCTATCGAAAAAGGCAGCGTCATCCATCAATCCGTCATCGACCGGCTGGACCACCCATCGAGGACGACCCCCTACAGGCCACCCAATATGCCGCCGCCCGGCGATTACTCAATCGAGCCTTGGTCTACCAAGCCGATTGAAGATTGACCGGCAGAGCGCTCCATGAACCAAAACGAGACAGCCCCGCCTTCGCATTTACAAAAAATCATCCTTGATCGAAGGTTAACATCCACGCAGGCCGAATCATCGCATAGAGTTGAGCGTAGAACCGGCGATAGACGGCAGAGATAATGACCCCAAGGATGAAATACCTGCTTCTGGTCTTTGCGATTTCAATTGCGATGTGGCTTGTCGCCATTGCCCTTGTTAACGACATCTGGAAGCTTATATCAGCGCAGTGACACGGTTGCGCCTGGGCAGTTGTGCCGGATGGACAGATTGAAAATACGTCCATTCGAAATCTCTGGAAATTGACTGTTACAGTCTGCTATAATGTCACGAGTTGGATATGTGGCTGGTTCCGTAGCTTTGCTTCGGAACCTGTTTTATTTTCATGGCCACGCCATGCGGGCATGAAAGGTGAAGGAAGAGGACATGGTTGATAAGGTACCGATGACGCAGAACGGCTTCTCCAAGCTTCAGGAGGAACTGCGCTGGCGTCAACAAGAAGAACGTCCTCGGATCATTGAGGCCATTGCCGAAGCGCGCGCCCATGGCGACCTTTCGGAAAATGCCGAATATCATGCCGCCAAGGAAGCCCAGAGCCATAATGAAGGCCGGGTCTCCGAACTCGAAGATCTGACTGCGCGCGCGGAAGTCATCGATCTGTCGAAAA
The Allorhizobium ampelinum S4 genome window above contains:
- the carB gene encoding carbamoyl-phosphate synthase large subunit encodes the protein MPKRQDIKSILIIGAGPIVIGQACEFDYSGTQACKALKEEGYRVILVNSNPATIMTDPGLADATYVEPITPEVVAKIIAKERPDALLPTMGGQTALNTALSLKRMGVLDRYNVEMIGAKPAAIDMAEDRALFREAMARIGLETPKSMLANATEIKDADRKTHEIARNEVKARLSGDALDKALDELENQWNLGETDRKQRYMNHAMAVAAQALDVVGLPTIIRPSFTMGGTGGGIAYNRSEFFEIIGSGLDASPTTEVLIEESVLGWKEYEMEVVRDKADNCIIICSIENIDPMGVHTGDSITVAPALTLTDKEYQMMRNASIAVLREIGVETGGSNVQFAVNPKDGRLVVIEMNPRVSRSSALASKATGFPIAKIAAKLAVGYTLDELDNDITGGATPASFEPSIDYVVTKIPRFAFEKFPGAEPTLTTAMKSVGEVMAIGRTFAESLQKALRGLETGLTGLDEIEIPGLGQGDDKNAIRAAIGTPTPDRLRMVAQALRLGMSEAEVHEGCKIDPWFIAQLKAITDLEARIREHGLPEDAENLRMLKAKGFSDARLASLSGKRPKEVAELRNGLNVRPVFKRIDTCAAEFASPTAYMYSTYETPFVGALRSEAHVSDRKKIVILGGGPNRIGQGIEFDYCCCHAAFALKDAGFEAIMINCNPETVSTDYDTSDRLYFEPLTAEDVIEILRAEQEKGEVVGVIVQFGGQTPLKLAEALEKNGIPILGTAPDMIDLAEDRDRFQKLLMKLDLNQPNNGIAYSVEQARLVASEIGFPLVVRPSYVLGGRAMQIIHSESMLQSYLLDTVPGLVPEAIKQRYPNDKTGQINTLLSKNPLLFDSYLTNAIEVDVDALCDGESVFVSGIMEHIEEAGIHSGDSACSLPSRSLSTEVLDELERQTAAMAKALHVGGLMNVQYAIKDGVIYVLEVNPRASRTVPFVAKTIGAPIAKIAARIMAGEKLDAAIAAYGTKPDPRNLKHIAVKEAVFPFARFPGVDTLLGPEMRSTGEVIGLDTSFALAFAKSQLGASVELPRDGAVFVSVRDEDKVRILPAIKLLTSIGFKVLATGGTQRFLAEQGIEAVKINKVLEGRPHIEDAIRNRQVQLVINTTDSNKAISDSKSLRRAALMQKVPYYTTMAGALAAAEAIEALKKGQLEVRPLQSYF
- a CDS encoding DUF2235 domain-containing protein gives rise to the protein MGKNIVILFDGTSNEISASRTNIVRLLGCLTRSDQQLVYYEPGVGTFGADDNWLRLARQSAEVWGLATGWGLDRNVKRAYRFLVENYRAAPRDDAGNTIGEDDRIYILGFSRGAYSARVLAGFINSLGIIAPNFLNLVDYAYRTYKTIPISERHGETADIVSHSAPSAFAAMRLYERTLRGYRPAIAFLGLFDTVSTVINQTQRGLTFQTFPFTTRNPSVAAVRQALAIDERRTMFRPVYWKSGQPFWGSPFKPEDPHMIKPQDFKQVWFAGSHGDVGGGYSETQSATAKIPLAWMIAESRPFGLHYDEDTVHDIVYGEDDDNDHVKLDPLAPIHDSMTWSWLPFEIVPRRVPFSSWRCRPPKGWYLPLCDPRSIEKGSVIHQSVIDRLDHPSRTTPYRPPNMPPPGDYSIEPWSTKPIED
- the greA gene encoding transcription elongation factor GreA, translated to MVDKVPMTQNGFSKLQEELRWRQQEERPRIIEAIAEARAHGDLSENAEYHAAKEAQSHNEGRVSELEDLTARAEVIDLSKMSGSKIKFGATVKLIDEDTDEEKIYQIVGDQEADVKAGRISISSPIARAMIGKEAGDSIEVVAPGGSKAYEIIAVNWG